The Cyclopterus lumpus isolate fCycLum1 chromosome 6, fCycLum1.pri, whole genome shotgun sequence genome contains a region encoding:
- the LOC117732162 gene encoding histone H2B 1.2-like yields the protein MPDLTVKAPKKGSKKAVSKTVSKTGKKRRKSRKESYAIYVYKVMKQVHPDTGISSKAMGIMNCFVSDIFERIAGEASRLAHYNKRSTITSREIQTAVRLLLPGELAKHAVSEGTKAVTKYTSSK from the coding sequence ATGCCTGATCTCACCGTCAAAGCGCCCAAGAAGGGCTCCAAGAAAGCCGTCTCTAAGACCGTCAGCAAGACcggcaagaagaggagaaagtccAGGAAGGAGAGCTACGCCATCTACGTGTACAAGGTGATGAAGCAGGTCCACCCCGATACCGGCATCTCCTCCAAGGCCATGGGCATCATGAACTGCTTCGTGAGCGACATCTTTGAGCGCATCGCCGGTGAGGCCTCTCGTCTGGCTCACTACAACAAGcgctccaccatcacttccagGGAGATCCAGACCGCTGTCCGCCTGCTGCTGCCCGGCGAGCTGGCGAAGCACGCGGTGTCTGAGGGAACCAAGGCCGTGACCAAGTACACCAGCTCCAAGTAA